From Novosphingobium decolorationis, one genomic window encodes:
- a CDS encoding efflux RND transporter periplasmic adaptor subunit, with product MKKLIPILGLLVSACGGGSQQAEPQPPEVGVMAVRTETVDLQAELPGRTSAYETSDVRPQVNGLILRRLFEEGDNVRAGQALYKIDPAPYEAQVASARAALAQARSQIAASEAQARRYGELVKINAISKQEAENAEAAAAQARATVQAQEAALRSAQIDLARTTVRAPISGRIGRSTYTTGALVSASQAEPLTTIQNLDPIYVDIQQSSADVLRLRQEILAGKLAGNGAAATVNLKLEDGSTYPAEGRLKFTDVTVDPSTGSQVIRAVFPNKQGLLLPGMYVRASFVEGTKADGLLVPQRAVQRDEKGQPVVLVVGKDGKVSQRVIETDRTAGTNWLVTGGLKEGEKIVVEGSQNARPGSTVKPVVKKPGEVGARSGKEVEAPSAETENPSEGR from the coding sequence ATGAAGAAGTTGATCCCTATCCTCGGGCTGCTCGTCTCGGCGTGCGGCGGCGGGTCGCAACAAGCCGAACCGCAGCCGCCGGAAGTCGGCGTGATGGCCGTGCGCACCGAGACGGTCGACCTCCAGGCCGAGCTGCCCGGGCGCACCAGCGCCTACGAGACCTCGGACGTGCGTCCGCAGGTCAACGGGCTCATCCTGCGCCGCCTCTTCGAGGAAGGCGACAACGTTCGCGCCGGGCAGGCGCTCTACAAGATCGACCCTGCGCCCTACGAGGCGCAGGTGGCAAGCGCGCGGGCCGCGCTGGCCCAGGCCAGGTCGCAGATCGCCGCGAGCGAGGCCCAGGCCCGCCGTTATGGCGAACTCGTCAAGATCAATGCGATCTCCAAGCAGGAGGCCGAGAACGCCGAGGCCGCCGCCGCCCAGGCACGCGCCACCGTCCAGGCCCAGGAAGCCGCGCTGCGCAGCGCGCAGATCGATCTCGCCCGCACCACCGTGCGCGCGCCGATCTCGGGGCGCATCGGACGTTCGACCTACACCACCGGCGCGCTCGTTTCAGCCTCGCAGGCCGAGCCCCTGACGACGATCCAGAACCTCGATCCGATCTATGTCGACATCCAGCAGTCGAGCGCGGACGTGCTGCGCCTGCGCCAGGAGATCCTGGCCGGCAAGCTTGCCGGCAATGGCGCGGCCGCCACGGTCAACCTGAAGCTTGAGGACGGCAGCACCTATCCGGCCGAAGGGCGCCTCAAGTTCACCGACGTGACCGTCGATCCCAGCACGGGCAGCCAGGTCATCCGCGCGGTCTTCCCCAACAAGCAGGGCCTTCTGCTTCCGGGCATGTACGTGCGTGCGAGCTTCGTCGAAGGCACCAAGGCCGATGGCCTGCTGGTCCCCCAGCGCGCGGTGCAGCGCGATGAGAAGGGCCAGCCCGTCGTCCTGGTCGTCGGCAAGGACGGCAAGGTGTCGCAGCGCGTGATCGAGACCGACCGTACCGCGGGTACCAACTGGCTGGTCACGGGCGGCCTCAAGGAAGGCGAGAAAATCGTCGTCGAAGGCTCGCAGAACGCGCGTCCGGGCAGCACTGTCAAGCCGGTGGTGAAGAAGCCGGGTGAAGTCGGCGCGCGCTCGGGCAAGGAGGTCGAGGCACCCTCGGCCGAGACTGAAAATCCGTCCGAGGGGCGTTGA
- a CDS encoding efflux RND transporter permease subunit, whose translation MARYFIDRPIFAWVIAIVAMMFGILAIRSLPVSQFPEIAPPTVTINATYPGADADTLEQTTTQIIEQQLKGIDNLRYFSSQSSSAGAVTITLTFEQGTDPDIAQVQVQNKLQAAQSLLPQPVQRQGVTVAKSAASFLVVVGLYSEDGSHSANDLSDYVVSQVQDPVSRINGVGELMVFGTQYAMRVWVDPLKLRSYNLTMGDVRAAIEAQNAQVSAGQIGQLPSSKEQQLNATVSVQSRLTSPDEFDNIRLATNAGGGVVRLRDVARTELGADTYGFDVQYNGKPASGFGVRLASGANALDTVEAVKEEVSRISEGFPPDVKVVYPYDTTPFVRLSVEQVIHTLVEAVVLVFLVMFLFLQNWRATLIPTIAVPVVLLGTFGIMAGLGYTINQLTLFGMVLAIGLLVDDAIVVVENVERLIQTEHLSPKDAARKSMDEISGALIGIAMVLSAVFLPMAFQSGSTGVIFRQFSLTIVSSMVLSVLVALILTPALCATILKPHDPSKLEGNGLLARFFRWFNDTFDRGTDRYEKGVKRTARSWKRSGLLYLLLVAGVGFIFFRLPGGFLPDEDQGVVLTQVMAPPGSTLPRTEEALKEVRRHFLEDEKDNVQAVFTISGFSFMGRGQNAAIAFVRLKDWEERSGSENAAQAIVGRAMGALGQYRDATIFALIPPAVSELGNAAGFDVWLTDTDGIGHDKLLAARNQLMGAAMADPAIMQIMPVSLDDAPQLKVDVDQDKASALGLDLGTINTEISTAWGGAYVNDFLDRGRTKRVYLQAQEEYRDSPDDLDSFYVRGADGQMSPYSAFSDVSWRNAPTMLTRYNGRPAMELQGAPAAGLSTGDAMAKMTELHAQLPPGTSLDWTGLSYEERMGSGQAPALYALSLAVVFLCLAALYESWSVPIAVILVVPLGVLGALGAAWLTGLNNDIYLQVGIITTIGVSAKNAILIIEFAEERVQSGMDAFSAAIEAARLRLRPILMTSLAFGIGVIPLAISSGAGAGGQNAIGRAVVGGMFTATVLAIFFVPMFFVVVSHLFGHGRDNETSQEEGNEANQGAASGSQAPEGN comes from the coding sequence ATGGCACGCTATTTCATCGACAGACCCATCTTCGCATGGGTCATCGCCATTGTCGCGATGATGTTCGGCATCCTCGCGATCCGCAGCCTTCCGGTCTCGCAGTTCCCCGAGATCGCGCCGCCCACGGTGACCATCAACGCGACCTATCCGGGCGCGGATGCGGACACGTTGGAGCAGACGACCACGCAGATCATCGAGCAGCAGCTCAAGGGCATCGATAACCTGCGCTACTTCTCCTCGCAGTCGTCTTCGGCGGGTGCGGTGACGATCACCCTGACCTTCGAGCAGGGCACCGATCCCGACATCGCGCAGGTTCAGGTGCAGAACAAGCTGCAGGCCGCGCAGTCGCTGCTGCCTCAGCCGGTGCAGCGCCAGGGCGTGACCGTCGCCAAGTCGGCGGCGAGCTTCCTCGTCGTTGTCGGCCTCTATTCCGAAGACGGGAGCCACAGCGCCAACGACCTTTCGGACTATGTCGTCAGCCAGGTCCAGGACCCGGTCAGCCGCATCAACGGTGTGGGTGAGCTCATGGTCTTCGGCACCCAGTACGCAATGCGCGTCTGGGTCGATCCGCTCAAGCTGCGTAGCTACAACCTCACCATGGGCGACGTGCGCGCGGCTATCGAGGCCCAGAACGCGCAGGTTTCGGCCGGCCAGATCGGCCAGCTGCCGTCCTCGAAGGAGCAGCAGCTCAACGCCACCGTCTCGGTCCAGTCGCGCCTGACCTCGCCGGACGAATTCGACAACATCCGCCTTGCCACCAACGCGGGCGGCGGGGTCGTGCGTCTGCGCGATGTCGCGCGCACCGAGCTGGGCGCGGATACCTATGGCTTTGACGTCCAGTACAACGGCAAGCCTGCCTCGGGCTTTGGTGTGCGCCTGGCTTCAGGTGCCAACGCGCTCGACACGGTGGAGGCCGTCAAGGAAGAGGTGTCCCGCATCTCCGAAGGCTTCCCGCCGGACGTGAAGGTCGTCTATCCTTACGACACCACGCCGTTCGTGCGTCTCTCGGTCGAGCAGGTGATCCACACGCTCGTCGAGGCGGTCGTGCTCGTCTTCCTCGTCATGTTCCTGTTCCTGCAGAACTGGCGCGCGACCCTGATCCCGACCATCGCGGTTCCGGTCGTCCTTCTGGGCACCTTCGGGATCATGGCGGGGCTGGGCTACACCATCAACCAGCTCACCTTGTTCGGCATGGTGCTCGCGATCGGTCTTCTGGTCGACGACGCCATCGTGGTGGTCGAGAACGTCGAGCGTCTGATCCAGACCGAGCACCTCTCTCCCAAGGACGCGGCACGAAAGTCCATGGACGAGATCAGCGGCGCGCTGATCGGTATTGCCATGGTGCTGTCGGCGGTGTTCCTGCCGATGGCCTTCCAGAGCGGTTCCACCGGCGTGATCTTCCGCCAGTTCTCGCTCACCATCGTCTCCTCGATGGTGCTCTCGGTGCTGGTCGCGCTGATCCTCACCCCGGCGCTCTGCGCCACGATCCTGAAACCCCACGATCCGTCCAAGCTGGAAGGCAATGGCCTGCTGGCGCGCTTCTTCCGCTGGTTCAACGACACTTTCGATCGCGGTACGGACCGCTATGAGAAGGGCGTCAAGCGCACCGCGCGCAGCTGGAAGCGTTCGGGCCTCCTCTACCTCCTGCTGGTTGCGGGTGTCGGCTTCATTTTCTTCCGCCTTCCCGGCGGCTTTCTTCCGGACGAGGACCAGGGCGTCGTCCTGACCCAGGTCATGGCGCCTCCGGGCTCGACCCTGCCGCGCACCGAGGAAGCGCTCAAGGAAGTGCGTCGCCACTTCCTTGAGGATGAGAAGGACAACGTCCAGGCGGTGTTCACGATTTCGGGCTTCTCGTTCATGGGCCGTGGCCAGAACGCGGCGATTGCCTTCGTCCGCCTGAAGGACTGGGAAGAGCGTTCGGGCAGCGAAAATGCGGCGCAGGCCATCGTTGGCCGCGCGATGGGGGCACTGGGCCAGTACCGCGACGCCACCATCTTCGCGCTGATCCCGCCGGCCGTCTCGGAACTGGGCAACGCGGCAGGCTTCGACGTATGGCTGACCGACACCGATGGCATCGGCCACGACAAGCTCCTGGCCGCGCGCAACCAGCTGATGGGCGCGGCGATGGCCGATCCGGCGATCATGCAGATCATGCCGGTCAGTCTCGACGATGCGCCGCAGCTCAAGGTCGATGTCGACCAGGACAAGGCCAGCGCGCTGGGCCTCGACCTGGGCACCATCAACACCGAGATCTCGACCGCCTGGGGCGGCGCCTACGTCAACGACTTCCTCGATCGCGGCCGTACCAAGCGCGTCTACCTGCAGGCGCAGGAGGAATACCGCGATTCGCCCGATGACCTGGATTCCTTCTACGTGCGCGGCGCCGATGGCCAGATGAGCCCCTATTCGGCGTTCTCGGATGTGTCCTGGCGCAATGCACCGACCATGCTCACCCGCTACAACGGGCGTCCTGCGATGGAACTCCAGGGCGCTCCGGCGGCCGGACTGAGCACGGGCGATGCCATGGCCAAGATGACGGAACTCCACGCCCAGCTTCCGCCGGGCACGAGCCTCGACTGGACGGGGCTGTCCTATGAGGAACGCATGGGGTCGGGCCAGGCGCCCGCGCTCTACGCGCTCTCGCTCGCGGTCGTGTTCCTGTGCCTTGCCGCGCTCTACGAAAGCTGGTCGGTGCCGATCGCGGTGATCCTGGTGGTTCCGCTCGGCGTGCTCGGCGCGCTGGGAGCTGCCTGGCTGACCGGGCTCAACAACGACATCTACCTGCAGGTGGGCATCATCACCACGATCGGTGTCTCGGCCAAGAACGCGATCCTCATCATCGAGTTCGCCGAAGAGCGCGTGCAATCGGGCATGGATGCCTTCAGCGCGGCCATCGAGGCGGCCAGGCTGCGCCTGCGTCCGATCCTGATGACCTCGCTGGCCTTCGGCATCGGTGTGATCCCGCTCGCGATCTCCTCGGGCGCGGGTGCGGGCGGACAGAACGCCATCGGCCGTGCGGTCGTGGGCGGCATGTTCACCGCGACCGTCCTCGCGATCTTCTTCGTGCCGATGTTCTTCGTGGTCGTCAGCCATCTCTTCGGACATGGCCGCGACAACGAGACCTCGCAGGAGGAAGGCAACGAAGCGAACCAGGGCGCTGCCTCGGGCAGCCAGGCCCCGGAGGGCAACTGA
- a CDS encoding efflux transporter outer membrane subunit — protein MKTRILPIAAGALLLAGCNMAPDYERPTGAIPQAMPQGGVYPSAASDAPDMSRTGWQDFFLEERLRQVIAMGLEENRDLRIAAANVLQARAQFTTQRAALFPTLSAGGTATYTNNFAAMTGQTQNSSDIEIYQGTLGISAFELDLFGRVRNQSRAAQEQFFASEEAQRSTRISLIAEIANAWLTMASDADQLALARRTKDAFEKTLDLTRAQFEIGTGSELEVRQAETSYEGAVNDIAVLETALAQDQNALNLLAGTTVPRELLPSTLGTEDLVRQDLPVGLSSDVLLSRPDVLQAEHQLIAENANIGAARAAFFPTISLTGTLGTISTALSGLFKDGSYTYNAAPSASLPLFDGGARSGNLAYAKASKQAAVATYEKAIQTAFREVSDALAQRGRINEQVAAQMRRTKAAQVSANLAEARFRSGVDSFLTTLDSQRTAYAAEQQLVNTRLLEATNLIELYRSLGGGADVVVEDQAGATD, from the coding sequence ATGAAGACACGCATTCTACCGATCGCGGCGGGCGCGCTGCTCCTGGCCGGGTGCAACATGGCACCCGACTATGAGCGGCCGACCGGCGCCATTCCCCAGGCCATGCCGCAGGGCGGGGTCTATCCGAGTGCGGCAAGCGATGCCCCGGACATGTCGCGCACGGGCTGGCAGGACTTCTTCCTCGAGGAACGTCTGCGCCAGGTCATCGCGATGGGGCTGGAGGAGAACCGGGATCTGCGCATTGCCGCGGCCAATGTCCTCCAGGCCCGCGCCCAGTTCACCACCCAGCGCGCGGCGTTGTTCCCGACGCTGAGCGCGGGGGGCACCGCGACCTACACCAACAACTTCGCGGCGATGACGGGGCAGACCCAGAACTCGAGCGATATCGAGATCTATCAGGGAACGCTCGGTATCTCGGCCTTCGAACTTGATCTGTTCGGGCGCGTACGCAACCAGTCGCGCGCGGCGCAGGAGCAGTTCTTCGCAAGCGAGGAAGCGCAGCGCTCCACCCGCATCAGCCTGATCGCGGAGATCGCCAACGCCTGGCTGACGATGGCGAGCGATGCGGACCAGCTGGCGCTTGCCCGCCGGACCAAGGACGCTTTCGAGAAGACGCTGGATCTCACGCGGGCGCAGTTCGAGATCGGCACCGGCAGCGAGCTGGAGGTGCGCCAGGCCGAAACCAGCTACGAGGGCGCGGTCAACGACATCGCCGTGCTCGAGACTGCGCTGGCGCAGGACCAGAACGCGCTCAACCTGCTGGCCGGGACGACCGTTCCGCGCGAACTGCTGCCCTCGACGCTGGGCACCGAGGATCTGGTGCGTCAGGATCTTCCGGTGGGGCTGTCCTCCGATGTTCTCCTCTCGCGTCCCGACGTGCTCCAGGCCGAGCACCAGCTGATCGCCGAGAACGCGAACATCGGTGCGGCGCGCGCGGCCTTCTTCCCGACGATCTCGCTGACGGGCACGCTGGGCACGATCAGCACCGCGCTGTCGGGGCTCTTCAAGGACGGCAGCTACACCTACAACGCCGCGCCTTCGGCCAGCTTGCCGCTGTTCGACGGCGGCGCGCGTTCGGGCAACCTGGCCTATGCCAAGGCGTCCAAGCAGGCTGCGGTGGCCACGTACGAGAAGGCGATCCAGACCGCGTTTCGCGAAGTCAGCGATGCCCTGGCCCAGCGTGGCCGCATCAACGAACAGGTCGCGGCGCAGATGCGCCGGACCAAGGCGGCGCAGGTCTCGGCAAACCTGGCCGAGGCGCGGTTCCGCAGCGGCGTGGATTCGTTCCTGACGACGCTCGACAGCCAGCGCACGGCCTATGCCGCCGAACAGCAGCTCGTGAATACGCGGCTTCTGGAAGCGACCAACCTGATCGAGCTCTACCGCTCGCTCGGGGGCGGCGCCGATGTCGTGGTCGAGGACCAGGCGGGCGCAACCGACTAA
- a CDS encoding sensor domain-containing diguanylate cyclase: MRLATITNWAYGATVLLTLVSGTTMLLSSSAQEQERVAVERRFALDRATERLAEDVYRLTDRARQYLNTDDATYQVLYTREAADTDKLEERLRRIAEAGATPGEVAVLREGLRWADSLRDEQTEALAAQAAGNTPRARQILFGAEYERELDRAITMVERFQEQLDQRTEIEIAEATRISRIWRTTSEVMLAITAFLFLCVLYFVFKRRVLRPVVRLSDVVNRLAAQDYGVEPPTYEDVDEIGDMAQAIRVFRENGIERQRLEAVQEAERASRALLARMTQRMQGCDTLDALTDVVRRFVPEIVPGFAGRLYVLDPDSNRLEETGNWLDPQHSGRAFSTLDCWALRRGLPHRPAGETIDVPCTHLDLDGADELPDTLCLPLIAQRQTLGLIYFESRKARGEQRFPENYLQMLSENIGLALSNLRLRERLQAMALTDSLTGLSNRRNFEEELPLSLAKAEREAGVLSFLMLDIDHFKRINDGFGHEAGDAVLRAIGTALRQALREDTRIFRYGGEEFLVMLPGTDSAQAMERAEDLRARIGGLEILHHGEPLGPVTVSIGLATTPDHCPAAKLLRTADAALYRAKDLGRNRVEVAQPRKDERRAT; this comes from the coding sequence ATGCGGCTCGCAACCATCACCAATTGGGCCTACGGGGCCACGGTTCTCCTCACGCTCGTGTCCGGAACCACGATGCTCCTTTCCTCCAGCGCGCAGGAGCAGGAGCGTGTCGCCGTGGAGCGGCGCTTTGCCCTCGACCGCGCGACCGAGCGACTTGCCGAGGATGTGTATCGGCTGACCGATCGCGCGCGCCAGTATCTCAACACCGACGATGCCACCTACCAGGTGCTCTACACCCGCGAGGCGGCCGATACCGACAAGCTGGAAGAACGGCTGCGCCGCATCGCCGAGGCCGGGGCCACGCCCGGAGAGGTCGCGGTCCTGCGTGAAGGCCTGCGCTGGGCCGATTCGCTGCGCGATGAACAGACAGAGGCCCTCGCCGCGCAAGCCGCTGGCAACACGCCGCGCGCACGCCAGATCCTGTTCGGCGCCGAATACGAACGCGAACTCGATCGCGCCATCACCATGGTCGAACGCTTTCAGGAACAGCTCGACCAACGCACCGAAATCGAGATCGCCGAGGCGACCCGAATTTCCCGTATCTGGCGCACGACTTCCGAAGTCATGCTGGCGATCACCGCGTTCCTGTTCCTGTGCGTCCTCTACTTCGTGTTCAAGCGACGGGTCCTGCGCCCGGTCGTGCGCCTCTCCGACGTCGTCAACCGTCTTGCCGCGCAGGACTACGGCGTGGAGCCCCCTACGTACGAGGATGTCGACGAGATCGGCGACATGGCCCAGGCGATCCGCGTGTTCCGCGAGAACGGCATCGAGCGCCAGCGCCTCGAAGCGGTCCAGGAGGCCGAACGTGCCTCGCGCGCACTCCTCGCCCGCATGACCCAGCGCATGCAAGGTTGCGATACCCTGGATGCACTTACTGACGTGGTCCGGCGCTTCGTACCCGAGATCGTGCCCGGCTTTGCAGGACGGCTCTATGTGCTCGACCCGGACAGCAATCGCCTGGAGGAGACCGGAAACTGGCTGGATCCCCAGCACTCGGGGCGCGCGTTTTCGACGTTGGACTGCTGGGCGCTTCGTCGCGGCCTGCCGCACCGCCCAGCGGGCGAGACCATCGACGTGCCCTGCACGCACCTCGATCTGGATGGCGCGGACGAGCTTCCCGATACACTCTGCCTGCCCCTGATTGCCCAGCGCCAGACGCTGGGGCTGATCTACTTCGAGTCGCGCAAGGCCCGCGGCGAGCAGCGGTTCCCGGAAAACTATCTCCAGATGCTGAGCGAGAATATCGGCCTCGCGCTTTCCAACCTGCGGCTGCGCGAGCGGCTCCAGGCCATGGCGCTCACCGATTCGCTGACCGGGCTGTCCAACCGCCGCAATTTCGAAGAGGAACTGCCTCTCTCGCTGGCCAAGGCCGAACGGGAGGCAGGCGTCCTCTCCTTCCTGATGCTGGACATCGACCATTTCAAGCGCATCAACGACGGCTTTGGCCACGAAGCTGGCGATGCGGTCCTGCGCGCCATTGGCACCGCGCTGCGCCAGGCCTTGCGCGAGGACACCCGGATCTTCCGATACGGCGGCGAGGAGTTCCTCGTCATGTTGCCCGGTACCGACAGCGCGCAGGCGATGGAACGCGCCGAGGATCTGCGCGCACGGATCGGCGGCCTCGAAATCCTGCATCATGGGGAGCCGCTTGGCCCGGTCACCGTTTCGATCGGACTGGCGACCACGCCCGACCATTGCCCGGCCGCCAAGCTTCTGCGCACCGCCGATGCGGCGCTCTACCGCGCCAAGGACCTGGGCCGAAACCGCGTCGAGGTAGCCCAGCCCCGCAAGGACGAGCGCCGGGCGACTTGA
- a CDS encoding mannitol dehydrogenase family protein — translation MTDALPRLSPETLASVPADARFTHDRAQTRMGIVHFGIGAFHRAHQAWYTDRAMDAGDTRWGICGISLRSASVAEQLMPQGGLYTVAERGAGTPRLRVVGAVHEVLVGPADRAAILERLAAPDTHIASFTVTEKGYCRKGDGSLDLERADEGSIYGFLGEGLARRRALGLPGLTLLSCDNLADNGRTLERLLGQWCAHHDPELGAWIAQTCTFPGTMVDRIVPATTDADRVAVAQQLGLADEACVVTEAFSQWVIEDRFAGPRPAWEDVGVQIVAEVTPYEAAKLRMLNGAHSALAYIGLAAGHTFVHEAVADPAIRPVIEDLMRREAAPTLTPAPGQDLDAYAKALLARFENPALEHRLAQIAMDGSQKIPQRWLETLEANREAGRSCPAILTALKAWFRHLRGANGPLEDPMTDELATLARTHEDTELARQLFAPEGLLGGTWNADTAEVFAG, via the coding sequence GTGACCGACGCCCTGCCTCGCCTGTCGCCTGAGACCCTGGCCAGCGTCCCGGCAGACGCGCGCTTCACGCATGACCGTGCACAGACGCGCATGGGCATTGTCCACTTCGGCATCGGCGCCTTCCACCGCGCGCACCAGGCCTGGTACACCGACCGCGCAATGGACGCGGGCGATACGCGCTGGGGCATCTGCGGGATCTCGCTGCGCTCGGCCAGCGTGGCCGAGCAGCTCATGCCGCAAGGAGGGCTCTACACCGTCGCGGAGCGCGGTGCGGGCACGCCGCGCCTGCGCGTGGTCGGCGCCGTCCACGAAGTCCTCGTGGGCCCGGCCGACCGTGCCGCCATCCTGGAGCGCCTCGCGGCCCCGGACACGCACATCGCCAGCTTCACCGTCACCGAGAAGGGCTATTGCCGCAAGGGCGATGGGAGCCTCGACCTCGAACGCGCCGATGAAGGTTCGATCTACGGCTTCCTTGGCGAGGGGCTCGCGCGCCGGCGCGCGCTGGGGCTGCCGGGCCTCACACTCCTGTCGTGCGACAACCTCGCGGACAATGGGCGCACGCTGGAGAGGCTGCTGGGCCAATGGTGTGCGCATCACGATCCCGAACTGGGTGCCTGGATCGCACAGACCTGCACCTTCCCCGGCACGATGGTCGACCGCATCGTGCCCGCGACGACCGACGCCGACCGCGTGGCTGTCGCCCAGCAGCTTGGCCTGGCCGACGAAGCCTGCGTCGTCACCGAGGCCTTCAGCCAGTGGGTGATCGAGGATCGCTTCGCAGGGCCCCGCCCTGCCTGGGAGGATGTCGGCGTGCAGATCGTAGCCGAGGTCACGCCGTACGAAGCCGCCAAGCTGCGCATGCTGAACGGCGCGCACTCCGCGCTCGCCTATATCGGCCTCGCCGCCGGGCACACCTTCGTGCACGAGGCCGTGGCCGATCCGGCCATCCGCCCGGTGATCGAGGACCTCATGCGCAGGGAAGCCGCGCCCACGCTGACACCCGCGCCCGGCCAGGACCTGGATGCCTACGCCAAGGCCCTGCTTGCGCGCTTCGAGAACCCCGCGCTGGAGCATCGCCTCGCCCAGATCGCGATGGACGGCAGCCAGAAGATCCCGCAGCGTTGGCTCGAAACGCTTGAAGCCAACCGTGAGGCCGGGCGCTCCTGCCCGGCCATCCTCACCGCGCTCAAGGCCTGGTTTCGCCATCTGCGCGGCGCGAACGGCCCACTCGAAGACCCCATGACGGATGAGTTGGCGACGCTGGCCCGGACCCACGAGGACACCGAATTGGCCCGCCAGCTGTTTGCACCAGAGGGCCTTCTTGGCGGCACCTGGAATGCCGATACAGCGGAGGTTTTTGCCGGATGA
- the uxaC gene encoding glucuronate isomerase translates to MTRPLRLHPDRLLPADPATRTLARDLYESVAGLPIISPHGHTDPRWFATNAPFGNATELLLAPDHYIFRMLYSQGVRLEDLGLGGSGADPRAAWRLFAERYQLFRGTPSRIWLDWVFAEAFGIDVALEAQTSDLYFDTITEKLASPDYAPRALFERFNIEVIATTESPLDTLEHHDAIRASGWQGRVITAYRPDPVIDPEFEGFQANIDRFSAITGEDCRTWQGYLAAHRQRRAFFARMGATSTDHGHPTARTADLPHAEAEALFDRVVTGKGTSGDAELFRAQMLTEMAAMSLEDGLVMQLHPGSFRNHNARVFERFGRDKGADIPVSTEYVRALKPLLDRFGNEADFTLILFTLDESVYARELAPLAGHYPCLRLGPAWWFHDSPEGMRRFRRSVTETAGFYNTVGFNDDTRAFLSIPARHDLARRIDCGFLAELVMEHRLEDWEAAELARDLAYDLAKKAYKL, encoded by the coding sequence ATGACCCGACCGCTACGCCTGCATCCCGACCGGCTGCTGCCGGCCGATCCCGCCACGCGCACTCTCGCCCGCGACCTTTATGAGAGCGTGGCCGGCCTGCCGATCATCAGCCCCCACGGGCACACCGATCCGCGCTGGTTTGCGACCAACGCGCCCTTCGGCAACGCCACCGAGCTGCTGCTCGCGCCCGATCACTACATCTTCCGCATGCTCTATTCGCAAGGCGTGCGTCTCGAGGACCTCGGCCTTGGCGGCTCGGGCGCGGATCCGCGCGCAGCCTGGCGCCTCTTTGCCGAACGCTACCAGCTGTTCCGGGGCACGCCTTCGCGCATCTGGCTCGACTGGGTCTTTGCCGAAGCCTTCGGGATCGACGTCGCGCTGGAAGCGCAGACGAGCGATCTCTACTTCGACACCATCACCGAAAAGCTGGCGAGCCCGGACTATGCCCCGCGCGCGCTGTTCGAGCGCTTCAACATCGAGGTCATCGCGACCACAGAGAGCCCGCTCGACACGCTGGAGCACCATGACGCCATTCGCGCCTCGGGTTGGCAGGGGCGGGTCATCACCGCCTACCGCCCCGATCCGGTGATCGACCCCGAGTTCGAAGGCTTCCAGGCCAATATTGACCGTTTCAGCGCGATCACCGGCGAAGATTGCCGCACCTGGCAGGGCTACCTTGCCGCGCACCGCCAGCGCCGCGCCTTCTTCGCCCGGATGGGCGCGACGAGCACCGACCACGGCCACCCCACCGCACGCACGGCCGACCTCCCCCACGCCGAGGCCGAAGCGCTTTTCGACAGGGTCGTCACGGGCAAGGGCACATCGGGAGATGCCGAGCTGTTCCGCGCCCAGATGCTGACCGAAATGGCGGCGATGAGCCTGGAGGACGGGCTCGTCATGCAGCTCCACCCCGGCTCCTTCCGCAACCACAACGCCCGCGTGTTCGAGCGTTTCGGGCGCGACAAGGGCGCCGACATTCCGGTTTCGACCGAGTACGTCCGGGCCCTCAAGCCCCTGCTCGACCGGTTCGGCAACGAGGCTGACTTCACGCTCATCCTCTTCACGCTGGACGAGAGCGTCTACGCGCGCGAACTGGCGCCGCTGGCCGGGCACTATCCCTGCCTGCGCCTGGGCCCGGCCTGGTGGTTCCACGACAGTCCCGAAGGCATGCGCCGCTTCCGCCGCTCGGTCACCGAGACCGCCGGTTTCTATAACACCGTGGGCTTCAACGACGACACCCGCGCTTTCCTGTCGATCCCCGCGCGCCATGACCTGGCGCGCCGGATCGACTGCGGCTTCCTGGCCGAACTGGTCATGGAGCACCGCCTGGAAGACTGGGAAGCGGCCGAACTCGCCCGCGATCTCGCCTACGATCTTGCCAAAAAGGCCTACAAGCTGTGA